GAAGATCAAGATAATTTTTAAAATGAAAGCACGAGCCTTCAATAAATGAGATCAAGTGTGGATTTAAACAGCACAGATACAAATGTCTAAGCATCTTATTCACGTTTTCTGCTCAAATGAAATACAAACCCCTATAAGTCCACCAGTTGCTTGTGGTCCAAACATCAAGGGACCATTAAATAACAGAATGTCTGAGGGGAAGACATGGTTAACATAAACCACTATGAAAGAAGACATCAATGGCTTGCTGCCTTATAATGCCGACCATATCTATCAGTCTAGTCTGGAAGCAGCAAATCATGATACTCAGAACTAATGCATCTTAGCTAATGTGTGATGCTGAAAGTAAATGACAGTACTTTTGGGGGTGTCGACAAAATATAGGATAATGATTTAATTTTACAATAACTGTAGTCCAGATATGTTGCAAGAAACTCAAAAGTTACAATTACAAAGCATGTGTGTTTTTTGTTAAAGAGTGTCAATTGTCTCGTAATGTCACATGGAGCGTCAAGGATAGCTACAGAACGCAGAGTGGTCAAGTTAAGGAGATATATATAATCATAGCATGTTGATTCTGCAATGATGAGACAATTGAAGAGATTTGCAGAGTTGTCACGTGGATTGGAAATAAAATCCACTTTTAAAAATAGATAAAGAAATTTCATTGCTGAAGAAGTGGACGAGAAGCATACCTGTGAATCTCTTTTAGCCATTTATCTACACATGTTAGATGAAATTCATGATTACATGGAAGTACACGGACACAATCTCCCTCCTCGTATTCAACAAGGCAAATATAGCATCTGCGTTGAGGGGGGGAATGAGATTTTGCACAATAACTCATGGTTGCAAGGTTAAAGAATAAGTACCAAGACAAATAATGTATGTCCCACTCTCATAAACGTACATGTGCTAGACAGCTGGAAATGAACTACCAACTTAAATGGCAACTGTACAGACCATATGTGCATAGAAACCTTTTCAGCCATGTCTTTTCCACATACAaacaatatatttttttgttggCGGCATGAATGGTAGATTGAAATATTTTTCCTAGAATCGTTCATTTTACTGCAAATTAACTGCTTATGTACGAGTGCTGCATAATCATGCTTGGTATGCTAGCCTGTGTCTAATTGCAGACCTTAAAATTGAGCTTAGATACTGGAGTTTGTGGCCAAATAACAGTAGCTTTATGTATTAACTTTCCATCATGTGCAAGGATGTTAAGTTGTTAAGTAGAGACAAAAGTACAACTAGTCataaaagggcgtacccagtgccgtaggcttcccgcactgtgcggggtctggggaagggttgcttttaagccccaagccttacccacacaaatgtgcagaggctggggctcgaacccgggaccttccggttacagacggtaggctctaccgctgcaccaggcccgcccttctaAAGTACAACTAGTCATGCTTATGAAAAAGTGAAACACATGGCTCAAGCTGTTTAGAATCCATATATTTGAAGTAAAAGATTTCAAAAGTTATTCTAAACAAGCCATAATGTCTTACTGTGCAGCCTCCTCAGTTCGATGTTTCAATGGCTTCCTATAAACCTTTACAGGAAGACACTCAACGATCTCCCTTGGAGCAGGAACAGATCCAATTGAAGAAAATGATGGTCTTGATGATGATAATGCAGCAGACTGCTGGTGGATTTCATCCAGAACCTGAAAGTCATAACAGTATCTATGCACATTAGCACCTTTCTCCAGTCAAGAACATAACTAATTAGAAATACATGCACAACATACCTCAAAGAGTGCTTCTGCTAACATAACAATTCTTGATATGCTAGCCCTCGTGCTAGTTTCTTCATCAGGATTACCTGTTCGACCGCTTGTTCTGCAGTTGCAATTTCCAGTTCTATGTTGACCAGATAGTATGCAGGACCTCTCATGACCAGATAAATTTTCAAACCTGCTGCCCAATCTTTGGAGAGCTCTGACCTGTTAAGATAACAAAAGTTATGTAAGCCACTGAAGTTATAAGCAAGGTCAAAAATAGCTGAACTCCAGATCACCTGAGATCGTATCCTTCTCCTCCTTTCAAGAAAAGCTGATCTGCGCTCCAGTAGATCCCGATTACTTGCCTCTCTCAAGGTCTCAGAGCTAGAATTGTAGTTGGCTGAAGGATCAGAGCGCAATTCTGAACTTCTATCGGAATTAGTCCTCTGCATCGTTGCTAAATCCTGCCTAGCACTACCATTTCCTGACGGCCACACAGCCCTATCATAAAGAAGTGAAGGGGTGAATAGCCCATCTGAGAACGGAGTCCTCCTGAGAACTCTGTCTCGAAGCCGCCCAACACTCAACGTTCGGCTAAATCGAACACTGCCTTCGAAAGGCTCGGATCCAATCCTTCTATTGGAGTTCCTAAAGCTAGCATCTTCAGATTCTAGCTGATTTCTCCTAGCCTGACGAGCTGCTCTAGCTTGTGCTGTGACACTATCTCTAAGCATATCCAGAGTAGAATCGATCCCAGCAGTCAGGGCACCGCCTTGTTGGGAGATAACTGCATCAGAAGAACTGGTCACCTCTCCGTGGCTTTCACCTGGATTGGCTGAAGCAGATAGGCCAGATGACAGAATGGAGCAAGCTACAGATGATCCCAAGCTGACAGCCCTACTCAACCCGAAGTTGGCACCAAAGCGTGGCCTTGGCCTGTCAGAAGGATTTGGCAATTGATTGGCCGCAGCTTCAGATGTGCTAGTGGCAGCAGGATTCTGTAGCGCATCATCATCTTGGTCTCTCTCATTATCTGATGAAGGCGCTACTGTCTCTTCACCTGGGCGAGATTTAGGCACCGTGAGAGCATCTTCGTCAGACTTTGCAGAGTGAACCAGCGAAGGCAGGCTTGTGGTCTCCCCTCCCTTGTTAGCCTGGAAACATGCAAATTCATCGTTTAACTACaacagacccccccccccccaaaccagGAACTACAATAGATGGAGTGGACAATTCCAAACGAAGGAACCTATCGTTCATTCATAAACGATAGTGCATTTTAGTGAATCACATACACGAAGTTTGAATTCATATACTCCCATGTTGCCTCCAATATATGACATAATCCAAACCAAACAGTCTATCGAAGAGAAGACAGTAGTTGACGGAGAGGAACTTTTGCGACACATCCTAATCAGAAttgacttttcaaaaaaaaaaaaacggggGTTCAGAATTCAGTTTTTGAAGTTGAAACCAAAGTACGAAGCCATTGGACAAACCCAATCCCACAGAAATGCTCGCGCACAAACCGAGACTCCGTGCTCGATTCGCGAAGCAATAAATTCGCGACGACGAGATCTACCACATATCCGCATTCCACTTATGGCAACGCCCTTCCCTCACCCCGATTCACGACGCCTCTACCAGCCGCGCGGACTCGCGCAGCGTTCCACCATCAACGCAGACGAAACGAAAGGGAGATGCCGGGACCCGCGAGCGCCCTCAcctcgcccgccggcggcgtTCGGGCAGCGGAAGAAGCGCCGCCTTCTGCCGGCGCCGCGGAGCCGCGGAAGCAGGCGGAgctcggcagcggcagcaggctcCTCGCCCGCCGCCCCTTGCCGGTCCCATTCCCCCGCTTCacctcgccgcccgcctccgatgccgatgaggacgacgaggaggcggcggcggccttgctgctcccagatcccATCACGCGCCAGCCAGCACGCGCCGCGCCTCACAGATCCGCGGATCGGCCCGGACCGCACGCCATTGCTCCGCCTCCACGCCCCCACTCCCACGAGGCGGCGCCTGGGTGCGGGTGACCGCGTGCGCGACGCCTCGGTGGGCGCgaaacgggggggggggggggacctcGGCCgctgcacctcctcctcccaccgCTCCAGACGCTAGCGTCGCCTGGCTTTGGCTACAGGCTAGGGAGATGACAggtgagaggagagagggagggagggttcGGTAAAAATTTCGATTCGATTTGGAGTGGAGCTTGATTGGATGGTCAATGATGGCCACCCTTGGGGAGTTGAGCCTACGATGAGTGTGCAATAATGCTCTGGCCTCGTTCGCCGCTACAGGACCCTTCGCTCCTTGCATTAAAGAATTGTCTTTTCCATTTTTATAGTCACGTTTGGTTTCCaccgcgaaatttttttcaaaaaaataaatgaaatgaaatttatttacgaAAATTTTTCACGGATGGacgtaacttttcgagacgaatctaatgagtcaagtTCCACCATggttggctacagtgatgctacagtaacagtCTCTAATAATCTtttaatcatgcggtcaaatgccttaTTAGCTACATCACAAGCTACAGTACCATAGCTACAtcaaaaagacaaaaaaaattatgaaaagtTTTTCAACCTCTAATCAAACAAGGCCTATGATTGTTTCTTCTGGTATTAAGTGCGGGGTGTGCCGCTCAAAAAAAAAGTGCGGGGTGTGGATGCAGTGGAGTGACAGGGTGTTGCGAGCGGAGAATTCGTAAAGATTGGGAGCaggcaattttttttaaaaaaaatagagtcGTCAGCAATTCCTAGGGACGCAGGAGGAGATtaggtttttttcttcttctttttttctctcgttAATTGGCAAGCTGGGGCCGGTGCCCATAGCCAAGCGTGCAAAGATTTCAACAGGCACGTGCtgactatatttttttttcgaaatCTACTTCAATAATATGTGGCTTATTTCTCTCACGACGGTGCCTCTTTTCATTGAACCATCGCTGTTTTCACTATCATCCTCACAACTGTCGTCGCTCACTCCGCCCCCCACCCCGATCTTTCACAGTTTCAGGTTGCAATTTTGCCATCAATTCTTCGCCTCGCGCACGCTAAAAACTAAAAGGCCTTTCTGCGCATGTTATTTTAGTAGTTAAGGACATTATCCATGACGATTTGGTAGAGGCGTCTATTAATGTCGAGGAACCGAAGACTCTGGTCTACGACAGGGACCGTCCAGCGACAAGATTGCAAACAGCAGACAAAAATGTTGCGACATCTTTAAATTAATAGCCGGGGTGATTTAAAACACTTTCTATACGCTACGCTCAGTACCAAAAACCGCGAGAGCAAGCACAAGGCTGCAATTGTAGTACTGCCACAAGCCGTAGAAGAAGCAGTAGAGCAGTGCTGTAGCCGATGCGAGTCAACAGTCAAAGACTCGGGGGCCGAGCAGTGGATAAACCGAATGCTGCAAGCCTGCAGTGCAGGGACAGAACCGCCGAGCGGGCCCCGCGCTGCACGCAGGATCCAGCGCGGCGGTCACCCACCGGGCAAAGGCGCCCTGTAGCGGCGTCCCGGCCAAGAGCCCGCAGCAGCAGCTTGTCCGCATGTGGCGCCACGAGGCCACGAGGGAAGAGAACGGCGAGGCCCGAGGGCGAGGCCCAGAGACCCAGACCGAGACCACACAGTGAAGCGGAGGCCCCGCCGCAACCGCCGACCCAGGCAGCCAGGCCAAGGCATCCTGCCGCGTTCCCGGTCCCTGCCGCCCACGCACCACGGCAGCAGGCCGCGCGCCCCGCGCCCGCCATGGCCCTTGGCTGGTGTGCGTACTCCGGAGGCGTGGCGGCGTCTTCGGCAGCCGCGCGAGGGCCGCGTGTTCGGCGCCGCGCGGCGGATGGATGGATCCGGTAGTCCAAGTCCGGGGCCacgggcgagcgagcgcgcaccGGCGGCTTTCGGATTTGAAATTTTCTCGTGGCCGGTTGGCCCCCCGTGTTCATCCCGGCTCGCCTGTAGCCATGTCGTACGGCCTCTGCTGGATTTGCCTGGGCTCTGGATCGCGCTACGGTCGCTTAGCGCATATTTTCcgagaaattttttttgcatgtatGGAGTGTTAAATGAattctatttgtaaatttttttagggatgatataatttttcgcgacgaatctaatgacggtaattaattgattattggctacagtgatactacattaatcattctctaatcatgTGGTCAAAGACCTAAATAGATTCTCCAGAGTTACTAGCGCAGGGTTCTAaaattgattttgtaaactgactttatttaacaTCATAATTAGCGATTAAAGTTTGCTAGCACTCACTAGCACACACAACCAAACAGGCCCTGGTTTTTTAACTGCCCCGTGCAGGCTGATAACAGAACGGCTAGTTCGTTGGACGAGTCCCCGGTGAAACTGAACCGGCAGACTTCAAAATTGCTTGGTGGAGTAGTATGTCGCTGTGAACTGTGATTAGCTTGCTAGCCTCTCACGCAGGCAACGGCGTCTGCGAGCCCGCGAGTTTGATTCTATAATGGTCCTGTTTGGTTCTGTGTAGGAGTACTAAgaaactttgaccgctaattacgatgttaaataaagtcagtttacaaaaccaactccagatccctgcgctaggaaccctgaaaaATCTAATAAGGTCTTTGACCGAGTGATTAGAGTATAATTACCgaagcatcactgtagccaaatcatcaattaattatcgtcattaaattcgtcgcgaaaagttatactcaTCTCTAAAATAGTTTTacaaatatacttcatttagtacttcatgcgtgcgagatttttttctcgGCTTGCGTGCACTAGAAAATGTGTTGATGTGATTTTCGCCTTTTCGGCAAAGTGGTCGGGTACTCTcttgttaaaaaaaatgcatacAGCTTTTATTACCCtaaatcaaaatttaatttctaTAAAGTTTATAGAAAATATATTGACATCAATAATATTAAAGAAATATACTATCAAGATGGTGCATAAGTCCCATCAAATTTTCATTGCATAGGTACGAACCATCTTTTTTATAATGATGATCATTTTATAGTGGAAAATGCAGAGAGTAGCAGCTACTTGCATTCATAAAAAACGGTTGATGGCCTATCATGATGGATCCACATGCAAACGTGACATTCCTCGGCACATAATCCCTATATTTTTAGCATCGGAACCCTACTTCTTTCTCTTTTAGCAAAAAAGTGGCATGAGATACAAATTATATACATGGAGTAAAACGATTTTTCCTTTTTAACTTATGATGCTCTAGTTTCACACGTTCAACATCTATGTGTGTTGTCTTGACATCCGATGAAATCTCATTCACTTTTGTCATAAACACACAAGTAAAACTGCCCATAAAGCAGCTCAGAACTTGGCAAAACTTGAGATACTTAAAATTATAGGAAGAAACATGGTTCTAGCAACACAACTCCAAAGAATTCTAAAGTTTGAATGGCTTAAACTTGAAAACTATCGAAATAAGGAATACAGGTTGAAACACATAGAAACATCCTACAAACGAAAGAAAAAGGTAACTCTAGCGAGTCTTCAAACTTGTTTTTTTGTTTCCGTTCCCAAAACTAAGAATGAAATTTGTTGTACCTTTTTAATGAGAAAAAATATATAGTGCAAACCATTTTCTCGGTGGAAACAGTGGTCTTCTCTAGTTTTATAGGATTTGAACACCAGATTCAATTGTTTAGATTATAACTTTTTTCTCGAGTATTTTGAGTGCCAGGAAGATAAATTCCCAAGTAAATTACCTGAAAAAGGACATTCACATAAAACTCCATGCACGCTTAAAATACAGTTCAAACTTGTCCAGTTTTCTCCTACTGGACCGAGTTGAAATTTATATTCAGCATTTATTCAAGTAGCGTCCAAATCcgcataaataaaaaaatactataAATCGAATTTAAAGGGATCCATTCTTGCACGCGGTTTCAAACCGTTTTCATCCGTAATCCCTTCCTTCAAGTGAGTGATGACATTGACATATGATTCAACCTCAAAATCTAAAAAGCGAGTAGACTTTAGGTCTCGTTTAGTTTTTTAAGTtgctgtcacatcgaatattcagACGTCAATTCGAATATTCATATgccaatttaatataaaactaattgcataagttgcaaTTAGGACTCTAAATGAATCTGTTATGTATAATTAATACAcgattagacttaatagattcatcttataattaagtcacgacttatgaaattagttttgtaataagtATATGTTTACTACTTCTAATTAGTGTGTAAATATGTGATGTATTGGAATTTACAATTTAAActgaaaaaatcaaacaaggccTTAGCCTTACTGACAGGTGGGACCACGTACCAGATCAGATTCAAACATCGCCAGTCATCATCGTCACAGGCGGAGCCAtctcatcggcggcggcggatagcCGGAAACCAGCCGGAACCTACCGAACAGGGGCACCACCGATGCTAAAACCCCAGACGGCGTGGAcggcttccctccctctcttcctcttccGTCGCTGCTCGAGATCCGCGCCCAACCCCTTccctcccgccggcggccgccggcttCCCTGTCTCCCGTGAGGGCCCTCCGCATCCCTAACCCCAGCTCCTTCCTTCCTCTGTTGCCTCCTCCGCTCTAACGATTCAGCGGATCCGCGATCGAATCAGGGTTTGCAAGCGGCGGATGAGCACGCAGGCGCACCCCAGGTTCGCCCCCCTCCCCACGGAGCAATCTGAATCCCAAACCGATGCCGGTCAGTACCCGTCAGCCTGAAATCCTAAACGAATCTAATCAGTATTCAGTAATGCTTGCAACAGTGGAACTCCGGTGCAATTGATGTTAACATCCGTTTCGGGTTTTGGTTCCAGGGGCTTCAGGGTACCAGTTCCGGCTGGTCTCCTACAACATTTTGGCCCAGGTATGGCCGTGCTACACTGCTACTAGCTGATGTTGCTTAGCTTTTGGGCTTAGACTGGTGCTGGTGCGTTGCCATCCGCGCCTAATAATTTGCTCTGCTTTGCAGGTTTATGTTAAGAGCGCATTTTTCCCGCATTCTCCATCTGCATGCCTCAAGTAAGCTCTTGATTGACTAGCTGTTTGTACTGTTCCGTTGGATTTTTCCATACATTCATGGTACATAAGATTCCAATATAATGCTGTATAGTCATGGTATCTGACAAAGGAAGGAATGGAGATTTTTTTCAGGTCTAACCATTCCATATGTCTTACTTGAAATATCCTTCATAAGTGGAACAAAATGATACTGAAATTTGGTGCCATAAATGATGCTCCCAGCAAAACTTGATCAAACTGGACAGAGTGTGTGCTAAGCTATACAGCATTTAGATTTTGCTCGCAGACTTATAGTATTGAATTATTGCAACAGATATAGATAATACGGGACATATCTGCCTGCCCATGGGTAGCTATCTGTCCCTTCATAATTTTCACTGTTTAGTCGCAAGTTCACTTGGGGGAATTACAAAATTATAGCATTTATGTAGTTATTTGAATCATATATTTTAGTCTGTTCTCATTCAGCAAACTTTCTGGAGATGCCATCAATGGTTTCACTAACAAGCTTTACACTATGATGCCCTTACATCTGTATTGACATAAAAACTATTCTTAAATTTATGTTAATGATGTTACTACAGTCAAGCTTGCTTTTAACTTCTGTAAATATTCTGCCTATCTTGGTGGGTGTGGGCTTGGGTTGGGGGGAGGGGATACACCTGAGCGTCACAATCATGTTCTTATTCCTGCCCCTGACTTATGTTTCTCTTTCATGTTTGCAAAATAGGTGGAAATCTCGATCCAAAGCTGTTCTAACAGAACTCAAGAGTTTTGATGCTGACCTCATGTGTATACAGGTGGGTCCTCATTGTGAACTTTCAACTAATAATTACACTCAATTATTTTTTGTCATTGTGTGCCTGTGTGGTCATATAAAGTACTATTTAGTGTTTACAGTCACTTTGCAGAATATGTTGGCTTTTCAggctcaaattttttttaataagtaCTCCTATATAGGGTTTTATAGCGCCCTAAATTTTTGTAGAGAATGAGTAGGAAGAAAACCAAAAAATTGTGCTGAAAAAATTGGCGTAGCTGACCAAATTTAGATGCTACCTTGTGCGTGCCATCTTGTGCCCCCCACCTTCTTTTCCTGTCCTCCTCTGAATCCTCTCTGCACTC
The nucleotide sequence above comes from Panicum virgatum strain AP13 chromosome 3K, P.virgatum_v5, whole genome shotgun sequence. Encoded proteins:
- the LOC120698832 gene encoding E3 ubiquitin-protein ligase RLIM-like, translating into MGSGSSKAAAASSSSSSASEAGGEVKRGNGTGKGRRARSLLPLPSSACFRGSAAPAEGGASSAARTPPAGEANKGGETTSLPSLVHSAKSDEDALTVPKSRPGEETVAPSSDNERDQDDDALQNPAATSTSEAAANQLPNPSDRPRPRFGANFGLSRAVSLGSSVACSILSSGLSASANPGESHGEVTSSSDAVISQQGGALTAGIDSTLDMLRDSVTAQARAARQARRNQLESEDASFRNSNRRIGSEPFEGSVRFSRTLSVGRLRDRVLRRTPFSDGLFTPSLLYDRAVWPSGNGSARQDLATMQRTNSDRSSELRSDPSANYNSSSETLREASNRDLLERRSAFLERRRRIRSQVRALQRLGSRFENLSGHERSCILSGQHRTGNCNCRTSGRTGNPDEETSTRASISRIVMLAEALFEVLDEIHQQSAALSSSRPSFSSIGSVPAPREIVECLPVKVYRKPLKHRTEEAAQCYICLVEYEEGDCVRVLPCNHEFHLTCVDKWLKEIHRVCPLCRGDVCRSDVSNIGKVG